The following proteins are encoded in a genomic region of Penaeus chinensis breed Huanghai No. 1 chromosome 10, ASM1920278v2, whole genome shotgun sequence:
- the LOC125029473 gene encoding choline/ethanolamine kinase-like, with the protein MPSEITCEMRDRAYRICRDYLHGAWKLIAPPDMILKQISGGLSNLLYYCALPPSHPPQGPEPSECLLRIYGQVHGEDGLESVLAESVIFALLSERRLGPRLYGVFPGGRLEQYIPARSLFTSELADPNLSAIISTKMARVHALNVPISKEPSWIWNTMDKWLKSSQDFLNNRSVNEREDVQKIAKLQLFNFQKEMDFLRKVVAKVQSPVVFAHNDMQEGNILLNTHAKTRDDQVCLIDFEYCSYNYRGFDVANHFCEWVYEYKLPVDPYFTVARENYPGKDKQLFFIRSYLEAYEAARRRKIVQPTNAIEDSHHISSVSVLSQNNRMMSNMAAPPHPAEDKLLAEVQVFTLVSHLFWTLWSIVQSQVSTIPFGYTDYAIVRMEHYLEDKANLNVDIINKRKSEAMCEDE; encoded by the exons CGGCGGCCTGTCCAACCTGCTGTACTACTGCGCCCTGCCGCCCTCGCATCCGCCGCAGGGACCCGAGCCCTCCGAATGCCTGCTCAGGATCTACGGCCAG gTGCACGGAGAGGACGGCCTGGAGTCGGTGCTGGCGGAGAGCGTCATTTTCGCGCTTCTGTCCGAGCGGCGCCTGGGACCTCGCCTCTACGGGGTCTTCCCGGGAGGGCGCCTCGAGCAGTACATTCCG GCACGTTCCCTCTTCACCTCAGAGCTGGCAGACCCTAACCTGTCCGCTATTATCTCCACCAAAATGGCCCGTGTTCATGCCCTCAATGTGCCTATCAGCAAGGAACCCTCATGGATTTGGAACACCATGGATAA GTGGCTGAAGTCGAGTCAAGATTTTCTAAACAACAGatcagtgaatgagagagaagatgttCAGAAAATTGCAAAACTACAACTGTTTAACTTCCAAAAGGAAATGGATTTCTTGCGTAAAGTTGTAGCAAAGGTTCAGTCGCCCGTGGTATTCGCACATAACGACATGCAGGAAGGTAATATCTTGCTCAATACTCATGCCAAGACAAGAGATGATCAAGTGTGTCTGATTGACTTTGAGTATTGCTCATATAATTACCGTGGTTTTGACGTGGCCAATCACTTCTGTGAGTGGGTCTATGAATACAAACTCCCGGTCGACCCATACTTCACGGTGGCTCGAGAAAACTATCCCGGAAAGGACAAACAG TTATTCTTCATAAGATCATATTTGGAGGCATATGAAGCGGCAAGGAGACGAAAGATTGTACAGCCCACAAATGCCATTGAGGACTCGCACCATATCTCCTC AGTAAGTGTCCTCAGCCAGAACAACAGAATGATGAGCAACATGGCGGCACCTCCCCACCCAGCAGAGGACAAGCTCCTTGCCGAGGTTCAGGTGTTCACTCTGGTGTCTCACCTTTTCTGGACTCTCTGGTCTATTGTCCAGAGCCAGGTCTCCACCATTCCATTTGGATATACT GATTATGCTATTGTCAGAATGGAGCACTACTTGGAGGACAAAGCAAACCTAAATGTGGATATCATCAACAAGCGCAAATCAGAAGCAATGtgtgaagatgaataa